A region from the Benincasa hispida cultivar B227 chromosome 10, ASM972705v1, whole genome shotgun sequence genome encodes:
- the LOC120087838 gene encoding uncharacterized protein LOC120087838 gives MTRRRNLIVAIGLIAFASAGLAFPFYMASSKKPVIDSAKPLPPQATFRGPYINTGSRDVGPDHQTYSKK, from the exons ATGACACGGCGTCGGAATTTGATTGTTGCCATCGGGTTGATAGCCTTTGCATCTGCTGGATTAGCATTTCCCTTTTACATGGC GTCTTCGAAAAAGCCAGTTATAGATTCGGCAAAGCCACTACCACCGCAAGCCACTTTTCGAGGTCCTTATATAAACACTGGTTCCCGAGACGTGGGACCTGACCATCAAACTTACTCCAAGAAGTGA